A window from Pongo abelii isolate AG06213 chromosome 6, NHGRI_mPonAbe1-v2.0_pri, whole genome shotgun sequence encodes these proteins:
- the ASIC3 gene encoding acid-sensing ion channel 3: MKPTSGPEEARRPASDIRVFASNCSMHGLGHVFGPGSLSLRRGMWAAAVVLSVATFLYQVAERVRYYREFHHQTALDERESHRLVFPAVTLCNINPLRRSRLTPNDLHWAGSALLGLDPAEHAAFLRTLGRPPTPPGFMPSPTFDMAQLYARAGHSLDDMLLDCRFRGQPCGPENFTTIFTRMGKCYTFNSGADGAELLTTTRGGMGNGLDIMLDVQQEEYLPVWRDNEETLFEVGIRVQIHSQEEPPIIDQLGLGVSPGYQTFVSCQQQQLSFLPPPWGDCSSASLNPNYEPEPSDPLGSPSPSPSPPYTLMGCRLACETRYVARKCGCRMVYMPGDAPVCSPQQYKNCAHPAIDAMLRKDSCACPNPCASTRYAKELSMVRIPSRAAARFLARKLNRSEAYIAENVLALDIFFEALNYETVEQKKAYEMSELLGDIGGQMGLFIGASLLTILEILDYLCEVFRDKVLGYFWNRRHSQRHSSTNLLQEGLGSHRTQVPHLSLGPRPPTPHCAVTKTLSASHRTCYLVTQL, translated from the exons ATGAAGCCCACCTCAGGCCCAGAGGAGGCCCGGCGGCCAGCCTCGGACATCCGCGTGTTCGCCAGCAACTGCTCGATGCACGGGCTGGGCCACGTCTTCGGGCCAGGCAGCCTGAGCCTGCGCCGGGGGATGTGGGCAGCGGCTGTGGTCTTGTCAGTGGCCACCTTCCTCTACCAGGTGGCTGAGAGGGTGCGCTACTACAGGGAGTTCCACCACCAGACTGCCCTGGATGAGCGAGAAAGCCACCGGCTCGTCTTCCCGGCTGTCACCCTGTGCAACATCAACCCGCTGCGCCGCTCGCGCCTAACGCCCAACGACCTGCACTGGGCTGGGTCTGCGCTGCTGGGCCTGGATCCCGCAGAGCACGCCGCCTTCCTGCGCACCCTGGGCAGGCCCCCTACACCGCCCGGCTTCATGCCCAGTCCCACCTTTGACATGGCGCAACTCTATGCCCGTGCTGGGCACTCCCTGGACGACATGCTGCTGGACTGTCGCTTCCGTGGCCAACCTTGTGGGCCTGAGAACTTCACCACG ATCTTCACCCGGATGGGAAAGTGCTACACATTTAACTCTGGCGCCGATGGGGCAGAGTTGCTCACCACTACTAGGGGTGGCATGGGCAATGGGCTGGACATCATGCTGGACGTGCAGCAGGAGGAATATCTACCTGTGTGGAGGGACAATG AGGAGACCCTGTTTGAGGTGGGGATCCGAGTGCAGATCCACAGCCAGGAGGAGCCGCCCATCATCGATCAGCTGGGCTTGGGGGTGTCCCCGGGCTACCAGACCTTTGTTTCTTGCCAGCAGCAGCAG CTGAGCTTCCTGCCACCGCCCTGGGGCGATTGCAGTTCAGCATCTCTGAACCCCAACTATGAGCCGGAGCCCTCTGATCCCCTgggctcccccagccccagccccagccctcccTATACCCTCATGGGGTGTCGCCTGGCCTGCGAAACCCGCTACGTGGCTCGGAAGTGCGGCTGCCGAATGGTGTACATGCCAG GCGACGCGCCAGTATGCAGCCCCCAGCAGTACAAGAACTGTGCACACCCGGCCATAG ATGCCATGCTTCGCAAGGACTCCTGCGCCTGCCCCAACCCGTGCGCCAGCACGCGCTACGCCAAGGAGCTCTCCATGGTGCGGATCCCGAGCCGCGCCGCCGCGCGCTTCCTGGCCCGGAAGCTCAACCGCAGCGAGGCCTACATCGC GGAGAACGTGCTGGCCCTGGACATCTTCTTTGAGGCCCTCAACTATGAGACCGTGGAGCAGAAGAAGGCCTATGAGATGTCGGAGCTGCTTG GTGACATTGGGGGCCAGATGGGGCTGTTCATCGGGGCCAGCCTGCTCACCATCCTCGAGATCCTAGACTACCTCTGTGAG GTGTTCCGAGACAAGGTCCTGGGATATTTTTGGAACCGACGGCACTCCCAAAGGCACTCCAGCACCAATCTG CTTCAGGAAGGGCTGGGCAGCCATCGAACCCAAgttccccacctcagcctgggccccAG ACCTCCCACCCCTCACTGTGCCGTCACCAAGACTCTCTCCGCCTCCCACCGCACCTGCTACCTTGTCACACAGCTCTAG
- the CDK5 gene encoding cyclin-dependent kinase 5, with translation MQKYEKLEKIGEGTYGTVFKAKNRETHEIVALKRVRLDDDDEGVPSSALREICLLKELKHKNIVRLHDVLHSDKKLTLVFEFCDQDLKKYFDSCNGDLDPEIVKSFLFQLLKGLGFCHSRNVLHRDLKPQNLLINRNGELKLADFGLARAFGIPVRCYSAEVVTLWYRPPDVLFGAKLYSTSIDMWSAGCIFAELANAGRPLFPGNDVDDQLKRIFRLLGTPTEEQWPSMTKLPDYKPYPMYPATTSLVNVVPKLNATGRDLLQNLLKCNPVQRISAEEALQHPYFSDFCPP, from the exons ATGCAGAAATACGAGAAACTGGAAAAGATTggggaag GCACCTACGGAACAGTGTTCAAGGCCAAAAACCGGGAGACTCATGAGATCGTGGCTCTGAAACGGGTGAGGCTGGATGACGATGATGAG GGTGTGCCGAGTTCCGCCCTCCGGGAGATCTGCCTACTCAAGGAGCTGAAGCACAAGAACATCGTCAG GCTTCATGACGTCCTGCACAGCGACAAGAAGCTGACTTTGGTTTTTGAATTCTGTGACCAG GACCTGAAGAAGTATTTTGACAGTTGCAATGGTGACCTCGATCCTGAGATTGTAAAG tCATTCCTCTTCCAGCTACTAAAAGGCCTGGGATTCTGTCATAGCCGCAATGTGCTACACAGGGACCTGAAGCCCCAGAACCTGCTAATAAACAGG AACGGGGAGCTGAAATTGGCTGATTTCGGCCTGGCTCGAGCCTTTGGGATTCCCGTCCGCTGTTACTCAGCTGAG GTGGTCACACTGTGGTACCGCCCACCGGATGTCCTCTTTGGGGCCAAGCTGTACTCCACGTCCATTGACATGTGGTCAGCCGGCTGCATCTTTGCAG AGCTGGCCAATGCCGGGCGGCCTCTTTTTCCCGGCAATGATGTCGATGACCAGTTGAAGAGGATCTTCCG GCTGCTGGGGACGCCCACCGAGGAGCAGTGGCCCTCTATGACCAAGCTGCCAGACTATAAG CCCTACCCGATGTACCCGGCCACAACATCCCTGGTGAACGTCGTGCCCAAACTCAATGCCACAGGGAGGGACCTGCTGCAG AACCTTCTGAAGTGTAACCCTGTCCAGCGTATCTCAGCAGAAGAGGCCCTGCAGCACCCCTACTTCTCCGACTTCTGTCCGCCCTAG
- the LOC129060516 gene encoding uncharacterized LOC128092247 homolog, translated as MPPPHCPESRSDSEKG; from the coding sequence ATGCCTCCGCCTCATTGCCCTGAAAGCCGCAGCGACAGCGAAAAGGGCTAA